A section of the Fusarium falciforme chromosome 8, complete sequence genome encodes:
- a CDS encoding Aldedh domain-containing protein, with protein sequence MTKPFTAVRSAAIDGRVLNPFYRKTQLKQLHSTLADNAARIQEAIKNDTNHRPAEIKGEYWLALKCIADAFASIDPQKCLEDEYAISKGRDDPDSRSPVGIVVIEPSSHTFLYSLIAALVPALAAGNCVIVKVITKGYKQVSDRTLTMKAQNSLLETPSLVLGLIQESLDKDILEVTNQQVNLEDINHPHIRVLQNGSTHSTSNQDLVSNSKAPVLAFVERDADVQAAAKALVSSRFGLGGKSPYAPDVVYVNEWVKKDLLRALVQQSTDFMANPAATRKSTKFAKSELSKQAEKDGSVNIISSGSGGLILDVEDRRSTLLGQKVVENCLVIHSVTSMDDAIDSSKSSGPLAAAYIFTTPNMAKYMCQFVDATVSFVNQIPVELMYSPIAPEGHPPQPNNYRIYQQDLFSHPTPKYITNSSTSEKLAKFMSGSSPHELVALDREATTKLPEIVRLKRAGGIGFFNQGIVTGLVLALTTLLSGTGLLGYYAVKYWRARAL encoded by the exons ATGACGAAGCCATTCACAGCAGTCAGGTCCGCCGCCATAGACGGCCGAGTCCTGAATCCCTTCTACAGAAAGACCCAGCTCAAGCAATTACACAGCACTCTTGCGGATAACGCAGCCCGGATCCAAGAGGCAATCAAGAACGACACAAACCACAGACCAGCAGAGATCAAGGGCGAGTACTGGCTCGCCCTGAAGTGCATCGCGGATGCATTTGCGTCAATCGACCCACAGAAGTGTCTAGAAGATGAGTATGCCATCTCAAAAGGACGCGATGATCCAGACAGCCGGAGTCCAGTTGGCATTGTAGTCATTGAACCTTCTTCGCATACCTTTTTGTACAGCCTCATCGCGGCCCTGGTGCCAGCTCTTGCAGCAGGCAATTGCGTGAtagttaaggtaattacCAAGGGGTACAAGCAAGTTTCAGACAGAACGCTGACTATGAAGGCTCAAAACTCTTTGCTGGAAACACCATCTCTTGTACTGGGTCTGATACAGGAGTCTCTGGACAAAGATATCTTGGAAGTCACAAACCAGCAAGTGAATCTAGAAGACATCAACCACCCACACATTCGAGTCCTCCAGAATGGCTCAACACATTCGACATCAAATCAAGACCTGGTGTCAAACTCGAAAGCACCAGTTCTTGCATTTGTGGAGCGAGATGCTGATGTgcaagcagcagcaaaggCCCTAGTTTCGTCTCGCTTCGGCCTCGGTGGAAAATCTCCTTATGCTCCAGATGTTGTGTACGTGAATGAATGGGTAAAGAAGGATCTCCTGCGCGCTCTTGTCCAGCAAAGTACCGACTTTATGGCCAACCCAGCTGCGACTCGGAAATCTACCAAATTTGCGAAATCTGAACTATCCAAACAAGCTGAAAAAGACGGTTCGGTCAACATTATATCATCAGGATCCGGTGGACTCATCCTGGACGTTGAGGATAG GAGATCTACTCTACTTGGGCAAAAGGTGGTAGAAAACTGTCTTGTCATCCACTCCGTCACCAGCATGGACGACGCAATCGATTCATCTAAGAG TTCTGGACCACTTGCGGCAGCATACATCTTTACTACCCCGAACATGGCCAAGTATATGTGCCAATTTGTCGACGCGACTGTCAGCTTTGTAAACCAAATCCCAGTTGAACTGATGT ACTCACCGATTGCTCCCGAGGGCCATCCACCGCAACCAAACAACTACAGAATCTACCAACAGGATCTCTTTTCTCACCCGACCCCCAAGTACATCACAAACTCTTCCACCAGCGAGAAGCTTGCCAAGTTCATGAGCGGATCCTCACCTCATGAACTCGTTGCCCTAGACCGGGAAGCAACGACAAAACTTCCAGAAATTGTGAGATTGAAGAGAGCAGGAGGCattggcttcttcaaccaGGGAATTGTGACAGGCTTGGTGCTGGCTTTGACCACGCTCCTTTCGGGGACTGGGTTGCTTGGGTACTATGCTGTAAAGTACTGGCGGGCTCGAGCTCTATAG